TCAATAACTTCTGGAGAGATGATATCTCAAGCCTTGGCTGAATATGAACCTACACCACACCGACTAAGGAAAGGtgtattaggggtgagcatgattttATGGTAGAATCGGAACCTAAAAATTAGACTGGTTTCCACCAAtcaggttctaggttccaaaaatcGCGAAACCTATTCCGATGGGTCCTAGAATATttctttgtgtttttcttgttctatgtCTTAGCGCGATCCTATGGCATTCCATGAAAGTGTGTAATTTGAAACTACTAATCGAGTTTCCTTTTCGAGGATATTCATGACtaaaacttttactttattaatatttcataattttcgtatATTTAAATATGAGTTGTAATAAGTCGATTGTAACAAATGGTGATTATTAGAAGTGATGATTTACtacaatcatttaattaataatataagtagAACTTGGATAGACTTTGGAGCCAATCTTATAACCTGCAACaaagtaggttccaagtttcgCTTGAAACCTGAAATCGCTAACCCCTATGAGATATTATACCTGGAAGCTCCCATCGCCAATGCAAGCAATTACTCGCTTATTAGGTGCACCCGCTGCGTATCCAAGAGTCGCTCCGACGGACCAACCAATCGATGCATACTGCATTTGGTGCTCGTAACTGCATAGTAGTGTAACACAATGTAGACTTGGGAGAATCATAGAGAAAAGAATCCTTGCTTTGCTTACCCACAACCGCTGGGCAATTTAAGTTTCTGGCAATTGAACCAAATATCTCCTGCCTCGACGATCGCAGTAGTTTTGCTCGACAGCATGTTCTGAATATGTTGGAACAGAACATTGACCCTTAGTGGCTCCTTAGGGTCACGCTTGAGAGGACGCCCGTCAGGAACGTATATTCGGTGGTAGTTCTCATAAGCCGTTGTGTTGCGGTTAAGTCGCTTGGCAAGTGCCTTGAGGAAATCATTCATCTCGACAAACCCAAAGGTGGGGCCGTTCCCGATCACGACCCGATCGGGCTGCACTATGAtcgccttctccttcttgaTAAGGAGGGAGTAACCAACGGAGCTAAGGTCATTGAAGATGGGCCCTGCGAACAAGTACGCATCGGCAGACTCCACGATCTCAGCGCAGAATGCGGTGCTCACTGTACCCCAGTACGTCCCGATGAAGTGGGCGTGGTGCTCGGTGGAGACAAGACCTTTGGCAGAGGCCATCACTGCGTGGGCATAACCAGAGGCATCGGCCAATTCGGCAAAGGTATCGCATGCCTTTGCGATGCGGAGATTGGGCCCGGCAACCATGACGGGCTTCACCGCCTTGTTCAGGAACTCGGCAGCTGCCTCCACCGCAGCCTCCAAAACCATTTGATCGCTCAACCTGGGAGAGAGCGAAAAGGTGATGGGCTTGCGGCTGAAAGTAGGGTGAGGGATCGAAGTTAAGTTACAGCTGATGCTGATGTACACAGGCTTGCTCTCTTTCAGTGCCGTAAAGATTGCAGTGTCGATTTGCTCTTGTGCATCTTCAAGGTTATTCACCACCGCCTATAGATTCAAAGGAAAAGAACCTAACATATTATTCACGTTGACGAAGAACGTATTCAACCCTGTGAACAATGCAATCTGCACTGACCCTTCAAAACGATAATGGACGCACTAAAATCTGCAATTGAGTGCAGTGAtttgtaagaaaaaaagagcatgGGCAATGCGAGTGGCCGAGTGCTTGATTCCAACGAACGAACCTGATGGCAAGTGACAGTCTGAAAACACCGCAGTTCTTGGGTGAAATCGGGCAAGCCGATGGTGTGATGGAGGACCTGGTTTCTACCGTAGTCGTTGGAGTTAGGCCCACCGACGATGCAGATAAGCGGCAGGTTCTCGCTGTATGCGCCCGCTATCGCATTTATGACGCTGAGCCCGCCCACGGTGAACGTCACCACACAGGCGCCCACACCTCGGGACCGGGCATAGCCGTCAGCAGCGTACCCGGCGTTCAGCTCATTGCAGCAGCCGATGAGGTTGAGGCCCGGCTCGGTGACAAAGTGATCGAGAAGCGATAGGTTGAAGTCCCCCGGGACAGAGAACACGTCACCCACGCCAATCTCAACGAGCCGGCGAGCCAGATGGCAGCCGAGGGTGGCCTCTGAGGGGCCAAGGGCCGCGATGGAGTAGGAGGGCTGGACGATGGAGGCGACGCCATTTTGGGGCCGGGCCACCTTGGACGGGAGCGTGCTCGTCTCCAGCGAGCCAACACGGGCGTCCCGGTTTATTGCACTATGAATCTTCGCTGACTTCGTGATCAGGTGGTTGGTTTTCCGATAGGGTCGGCTTGAGTCCGTGATCCAATGGGAAAAAGGCGCGCTTAACAACGACGTTGCCATCTCAGTAGCAACTACTGCTGCCAGTGGAAAGATCGTCCCCCAAGTTAGAAGAAGGGAATGCCTGCTTCCcttaaaaatgaacaagatCTCCTGTTAACTATACTCGCGGGTGGGGAGGTAATCTAAACTCCAGCCGACCTATACATAAACAATTAGCATAGTGCCCTGAGAAATTTTCACGTGTGTCGATAGAGTGCTGCACCCAATGGATCTACAGACCTTGGATCTAAGTAGTCGTTACATGGACAAGGATCCTCTACCCTACTTGATTTCCAAATCAGTAAAACCAGCCTTCGTACATTAGCAGAAAAATTCACCGTTctaattaatatacatacattaTGTATGTATGTGATTTGGATGGAATGGACACCAAACAAACACACCGATAGGGTAAAGGATCTGATCCCCCTCACGCACTGCCTAATGGCTAATAGCAATAAAAGCATTGGGCGCACCTAATCGATGAACCTGAAGTAGCCTTCAACTTCACTACAGGTTTACCTAATTGTCCTAACAGCTATTTTAGGGTAATCAAGTTCCTTAGTGGGTTTAATTCGTGGCTTATATCAAGATCCCAACATATCACCTATGAGTTTTAGGTTTCTAAGCCAATATCGCACTCCTCAGTCAGTTGATTCTAGGCTAGttctagttttttcttttcttttattagggAAATGGCCTCAAGTGAATTTTGTCTGAATTAAGAACCAAAATGGCCACTTTGTTTTATATAAGGGCTGAGTTTGCTGGCCGGTCAAATCTTCACTGACTTGCAACCACTTGATTTTCCGCACCCAAAATAGAGGTGTTTGTGTCATaaacatttcttttcttctttttttccttctttttctttcctcctgctatcttcttcttcgtccaaGCCATTCCAGTATTGCTCACAGCGGCATCCTTTTTTAAGTCCTCACGTAGACTTTGCTCTCTCCACACCCCAGCTTCTCCCTCGTTCTGTCATCACCTCAAGCCCCAGAGCCATACATGTAACTCCAGAAACCCCAGACCGCGAATTCCACAAACAACTAGGGTTCGGCTCGTGCTCATAAATTGAATGTGTGATGGGTTTCATACGGACCAACCAATCGATGCATACTGCATTTGGTGCTCGTAACTGCATAGTAGTGTAACACAATGAAGACTTGGGAGAATCATAGAGAAAAGAATCCTTGCTTTGCTTACCCACAACCGCTGGGCAATTTAAGTTTCTGGCAATTGAACCAAATATCTCCTGCCTCGACGATCGCAGTAGTTTTGCTCGACAGCATGTTCTGAATATGTTGGAACAGAACATTGACCCTTAGTGGCTCCTTAGGGTCATGCTTGAGAGGACGCCCGTCAGGAACGTATATTCGGTGGTAGTTCTCATAAGCCGTTGTGTTGCGATTAAGTCGCTTGGCAAGTGCCTTGAGGAAATCATTCATCCGGACAAACCCGAACGTGGGGCCGTTCCCGATCACGACCCGATCGGGCTGCACTATGAtcgccttctccttcttgaTAAGGAGGGAGTAACCAACGGAGCTAACGTCATTAAAGATGGGCCCTGCGAACAAGTACGCATCGGCAGACTCCACGATCTCAGCGCAGAATGCGGTACTCACTGTACCCCAGTACGTCCCGATGAAGTGGGGGTGTTGCTCGGGGACGAGGACCTTTGGCCGAGGGCATCTCTGCGAGGGCATAACCGCAGACATTGGCCAATTCGACAAAGGTGTCCCAAGCCGTCGCGGTGCGGAGATTGGGCCCAGCGACCATGACGGGCTTCACCGCCTTGTTCAGGAACTCCGCGGCCGCCTGCACTGCAGCCTCCAAAACCATTTGATCGCTCGACCTGGGAGAGATTGAAAAGGGGATGGGCTTGCGGCTGAAAGTAGGGTGAGGGATCGCAGCTAAGTTACAGCTGATGCTGACGTACACGGGCTTGCTCTCTTTCAGAGCCGTAAAGATTGCAGTGTCGATTTGCTCTTGTGCATCTTCAAGGTTATTCACCACCGCCTATAGATTGAAAGAAATATAACTGGAAATATTATAATCTGCACTCCTGACGATAATGGACCCACTATAATCTGAAATTGAGTGCAACGATTTGtaaggaaagaaaacaagagaatgGGCAATGCGAGTGCCCGAGTGCTTGATTCCAACGAACGAACCTGATGGCAAGTGACAGTCTGAAAACATCGCAGTTCTTGGGTGAAATTGGGCAAGCCGATGGTGTGATGGAGGACCCGGTTGCTGCCGTAGTCGTTGGAATTAGGCCCACCGACGATGCAGATGAGCGGCAGGTTCTCACTGTACGCGCCGGCTATCGCGTTCACAACGCTGAGACCGCCGACGGTGAACGTCACCACGCATGCGCCCACACCCCGGGACCGCGCGTAGCCATCGGCAGCATACCCGGCATTCAGCTCATTGCAGCAGCCGACGAGGTTGAGGCCTGGCTCGGCAAGGAGGTGATCGAGGAGTGTCAGGTTGAAGTCCCCCGGGACGGAGAATATGTCGCCCACGCCGATCTGAAGGAGCCGTCGAGCCAGGTGGCGGCCAAGGGTAGACTCCGAGGGGGCAAGGGCCGCCGTGCAGCGGGAGGAGGACTGGATGATGGAGGCGACGCCATTGGGGGGCCCGGCCACGTTGCATGGGAGCACGCTCGTCTCCAGCGAGCCAACAGTGGCGTCATGGTTTATTGCACTACGAATTTTGGCTGACTTGGCAATCCGGTGGGGGGTCTTCCTCCGGTAGTAGGGGAATGAGTGGGCGATAGAGAGTAAACAAGGCGCGCTCAACGACGCCATTGCCATCTCAGTGGCAGCTATTGCAACCAATGGAAAGATCGTTGCGCAAGTTTGTAAAAGGGATGCCCGGTTCTCTTTAAAAGGAACTAGGAactcatgtatatatatatatatatgtataggAACTAGTTCCCATAAAATCGGATTCATGCACACCCCGATCAAAACATCATGTCTCTCTATCTTGAGGTcatatctctctccctctctctccacaCCCTTTGCCTGGAGGTTGTCGCCAAAACGCTAGATTCCCGTTTTCATCCTTTGTCCACGACGAATTTCGTTCAATCTTGAATTTCACGAATCGACAATCCTACCATACgtttacaaatttaatttatgtgaAATATTCATCTTACTAAATATGTTGATTGGATCCATCTATCTTTTTTAGGTCTCATCATTTGTCCGTCCGCATCATTATTTTCACGAgatcaaatcaagcaaattaGCTTGTACACCCGACCGGTGGGTTGTCTACCAATAATTGGACCAAAATCGcgggccaaagaaagaaaagtgaaaccaATAACTATGCCGATTGGATCGATCTTTCCTTTTCAGgtctcatcattttcatcactTAAATCAAATGAAGCAAATTGCTAGCACGATTGGCAAAGCGAGTTGCTTGCTTAATAATTGGATAGAATTGTTGACGGAAGAAAGATAAGTGAAACCGTTGGAGTCCAATCCCTCTAGAGAAATCCGCCAGAGCACATGGAATTCATTTAAGTTGTCAGACAAATTTCTGTGAGTGATTGGTATGCATATTGACTCAAGGGTACCACGATTGAGAAAGATTTAATTTGTATCAACTTACCCTCTTGAAGGAAGTTTTCCTCAATCTCCTCGGCGAGTGATAGGTATAAATATCACCAAAACTCAGTCCTAACTCAATGCATATGCTAGACGTCAAT
The sequence above is drawn from the Eucalyptus grandis isolate ANBG69807.140 chromosome 11, ASM1654582v1, whole genome shotgun sequence genome and encodes:
- the LOC104429238 gene encoding pyruvate decarboxylase 1, encoding MATSLLSAPFSHWITDSSRPYRKTNHLITKSAKIHSAINRDARVGSLETSTLPSKVARPQNGVASIVQPSYSIAALGPSEATLGCHLARRLVEIGVGDVFSVPGDFNLSLLDHFVTEPGLNLIGCCNELNAGYAADGYARSRGVGACVVTFTVGGLSVINAIAGAYSENLPLICIVGGPNSNDYGRNQVLHHTIGLPDFTQELRCFQTVTCHQAVVNNLEDAQEQIDTAIFTALKESKPVYISISCNLTSIPHPTFSRKPITFSLSPRLSDQMVLEAAVEAAAEFLNKAVKPVMVAGPNLRIAKACDTFAELADASGYAHAVMASAKGLVSTEHHAHFIGTYWGTVSTAFCAEIVESADAYLFAGPIFNDLSSVGYSLLIKKEKAIIVQPDRVVIGNGPTFGFVEMNDFLKALAKRLNRNTTAYENYHRIYVPDGRPLKRDPKEPLRVNVLFQHIQNMLSSKTTAIVEAGDIWFNCQKLKLPSGCGYEHQMQYASIGWSVGATLGYAAGAPNKRVIACIGDGSFQMTAQDVSTMLRCGQNSIIFLINNGGYTTEAGIHNGPYNVIKNWSYTGLVDAIHNGEGKCWTAKVCCEEELAKAIETATGPQKDCLCFIEVIVNREDGSKELLPFSSRLAAANSRAPVPR